From the Brassica napus cultivar Da-Ae chromosome A8, Da-Ae, whole genome shotgun sequence genome, one window contains:
- the LOC125576904 gene encoding uncharacterized protein LOC125576904, translating into MSVKESVAIFLYICGHNATQRSVMRMFGHSQESIFRKFHEVLDVMELMAINMFKSDPTNLTQVHRKLQSDRHYGSNFKGCIGAMDGTHVPVMVSGRDQQRYWNRKNQCSMNILGICNLDMLFTYAYVLVPGSAHDAKVLALAMEDPIFPHPPLGKYYLVDSGYALCRGYLAPYRQSRYHHELLECGKENGG; encoded by the exons ATGTCGGTGAAAGAGAGTGTTGCAATATTTTTGTACATATGCGGTCACAATGCCACTCAGAGAAGCGTCATGAGAATGTTTGGACACTCACAAGAGAGCATCTTTAGAAAGTTTCATGAAGTTCTTGATGTCATGGAACTTATGGCAATAAATATGTTCAAGTCGGATCCAACAAATCTCACTCAAGTCCATCGAAAGCTGCAGTCAGATAGACATTATGGATCAAACTTCAAGGGCTGTATAGGTGCAATGGATGGAACACATGTTCCTGTTATGGTGTCAGGACGAGATCAACAACGATACTGGAATAGGAAAAATCAATGCAGCATGAATATTCTAGGAATATGCAACTTAGACATGTTGTTCACATATGCATATGTTTTGGTGCCTGGGTCTGCTCATGATGCAAAGGTTCTAGCATTGGCTATGGAAGATCCTATTTTTCCGCATCCACCTTTAGGCAAATACTATCTTGTTGATTCAGGGTATGCTTTATGTCGTGGATATCTGGCACCATATAGACAATCTCGGTACCATCACG AACTTTTGGAGTGTGGAAAGGAAAATGGAGGATAA